Proteins from a genomic interval of Streptococcus oralis:
- a CDS encoding type IV secretion system protein has product MDNITNSLAEYSSTVNQYADKINGALLPVASILILTFFLFDIFSWNRRLGQEGGGLTVQLWMEVALGYAIAFLLVYNISEIFDFIVFVFNRGIALVDGVLPNKTFKSDMDTSGISGWIAKQIVNIVGNFTELIADVCAKLLVFMRFFQMYLLKAVAPLIVAFFMSEQTKPVAINFLKHFSAYALQGLLLVIIVRLYPALVTDDLFKASSGDWATAFASIAKSIVYIVALFGSQRLAKTLLNAM; this is encoded by the coding sequence ATGGATAATATCACAAATTCTCTAGCTGAGTATAGTTCAACAGTCAATCAATACGCTGATAAGATTAACGGGGCTTTATTGCCAGTCGCTTCAATCTTGATTTTAACCTTCTTTCTATTTGACATTTTTTCATGGAATAGACGGTTAGGACAAGAGGGCGGTGGCTTAACGGTTCAGCTTTGGATGGAAGTAGCCCTTGGATATGCTATTGCATTTCTATTGGTTTATAACATTTCAGAAATCTTTGATTTTATCGTATTTGTCTTTAACAGGGGGATTGCTCTTGTCGATGGCGTGTTACCGAATAAAACATTTAAGTCTGATATGGATACTTCAGGTATAAGTGGATGGATAGCCAAACAGATTGTCAATATCGTAGGCAACTTTACTGAGCTAATAGCTGATGTATGTGCGAAATTACTTGTCTTTATGAGATTTTTCCAAATGTATCTCTTGAAGGCAGTCGCTCCGCTAATTGTGGCTTTCTTCATGTCTGAACAGACAAAGCCAGTAGCCATCAACTTCTTAAAACACTTTTCAGCTTACGCCTTACAAGGGTTATTGCTTGTCATTATTGTCAGACTTTACCCAGCTTTGGTAACGGATGACTTATTTAAAGCATCATCAGGAGATTGGGCGACTGCTTTTGCATCTATCGCAAAAAGTATTGTCTATATTGTCGCCTTGTTCGGTAGTCAGCGCTTGGCAAAAACACTTTTAAATGCCATGTAA
- a CDS encoding PrgI family protein translates to MNKLGSEFLKQFDNYERPVAFGMTKRLLVMMLGIGIVVSLTITISIMGLSDIFMYLVALLIAPPFIIYGLGFDETVKDKVMFNLKVQKRAFITEFEEGEEFTKDDFKSWKKVKEVDEG, encoded by the coding sequence ATGAACAAATTAGGAAGTGAGTTCCTCAAGCAGTTTGACAACTATGAAAGACCCGTCGCCTTTGGGATGACCAAACGTCTTTTAGTCATGATGCTTGGGATTGGGATAGTGGTGTCACTCACTATCACCATTTCCATAATGGGACTATCAGATATTTTTATGTACCTTGTGGCGCTCCTCATTGCCCCTCCCTTTATCATTTACGGGCTAGGCTTTGATGAAACAGTCAAAGACAAGGTCATGTTTAATCTAAAAGTTCAGAAGCGAGCTTTTATTACAGAATTTGAGGAAGGAGAGGAGTTCACAAAAGATGATTTTAAATCTTGGAAGAAAGTCAAAGAAGTTGACGAAGGCTGA